One window of the Oncorhynchus clarkii lewisi isolate Uvic-CL-2024 chromosome 19, UVic_Ocla_1.0, whole genome shotgun sequence genome contains the following:
- the LOC139374702 gene encoding GRB2-associated-binding protein 1-like isoform X2, with the protein MSGGDVVCSGWLRKSPPEKKLRRYAWKKRWFVLRSGRLSGDPDVLEYYKNDHAKKPIRVIDLNLCEQVDAGLTFNKKDLEHSFIFDIKTIDRVFYLVADTEDDMNKWVRYICDICGFNPTDDEAAKAAHQAASGGSVVDTPPHPGLGGPPAMLTNVPPPYQPVSVRHLDSESSLDEPQDYLWLVNCESKKPEPNSSVTPLPQEYLLLEECESKGAPSPPQVNQAHAECSKSTSSETDLNDNVPAHRTPTSTSSSSKHANGFFSSVLPPHPSSASSIYDSPPSRGGDLSSSLYHLPRSYSQDTVLLPKSASSPPVPVDGDAPELYVFNTPSRKPSMETQMRNLSVSYDIPPTPGSNCTYQVPRGPASGGSEGGDGMPPPRPPKPSLSSLTPGHPPPPAERSPTDTYCVPRSMSETDGNYCVPTSAGNKALRSNTIGTMDSSRLRKDLGSQDCYDIPRTFPSDKSCSFDFNESFNSYLPASLSAPPPLQKNKGMMPVGSQSMEEVDQNYVPMSANSPSHHRSGSLSGCEPIMEPNYVPMTPGPGTLEFSLGKQVPPPAHMGFRSSPNTPPRRPMLISDCQPPPVDRNLKPDRKGQSPKIIRAKGVGLERTDSQTVGEFPRRRKAKPAPLEIKPLPEWEESSAPVRSPVTRSFARDPSRFPMPPRPPSVHSTASSTDSEDCDENYVAMVSKADELNMKLGASMTADGGSSPMVKPKGDKQVEYLDLDLDPGKSTPPRKKSNGIGLAVSDERVDYVVVDQQRTQALKSTREAWNDGRQSTETDTSTKGPK; encoded by the exons GCATGGAAGAAGCGGTGGTTTGTTCTCCGCAGCGGCCGTCTCTCGGGCGACCCAGACGTGCTGGAGTACTACAAGAATGATCACGCCAAGAAGCCCATCCGCGTGATCGACCTCAACCTGTGTGAACAG GTGGACGCAGGGCTCACGTTCAACAAGAAGGACCTGGAGCACAGCTTCATCTTCGACATCAAGACCATCGACCGCGTCTTCTACCTGGTGGCCGACACGGAGGACGACATGAACAAGTGGGTCCGCTACATCTGTGACATCTGCGGCTTCAACCCCACGGACGACG AAGCGGCAAAGGCTGCCCACCAGGCGGCCAGCGGTGGCTCTGTGGTGGACACGCCCCCTCACCCTGGCCTGGGGGGTCCTCCGGCCATGCTGACCAACGTGCCCCCTCCCTACCAGCCGGTCAGCGTGCGCCACCTGGACTCGGAGTCCAGCCTGGACGAACCCCAGGACTACCTGTGGCTGGTCAACTGTGAGAGCAAGAAGCCAGAGCCCAACAG CTCTGTGACTCCTCTCCCCCAGGAGTACCTCCTCCTGGAGGAGTGTGAGAGCAAAGGGGCTCCTTCGCCTCCCCAGGTTAATCA AGCCCACGCCGAGTGTTCCAAGTCAACCTCGTCAGAGACGGACCTGAACGACAACGTCCCCGCCCACCGCACGCCAACCTCCACTAGCTCCTCCTCTAAGCACGCCAACGGCTTCTTCTCCTCTGTCctgccccctcacccctcctctgcctcctccatcTATGACTCTCCGCCTTCCCGTGGAGGCGACCTCTCCTCCAGCCTCTACCACCTCCCCCGCTCCTACTCCCAGGACACTGTGCTCCTTCCCAAGTCCGCCTCCTCGCCCCCCGTCCCGGTTGACGGCGACGCCCCGGAGCTCTATGTCTTCAACACGCCCTCGCGGAAGCCCTCCATGGAGACTCAGATGAGGAACCTGTCGGTTAGCTACGATATTCCTCCCACACCAGGCAGTAACTGTACCTATCAGGTGCCTCGAGGTCCAGCGAGTGGTGGGTCTGAGGGTGGGGATGGGATGCCTCCGCCCCGGCCCCCCAAGCCTTCCCTCAGCTCCCTGACCCCGGGGCACCCGCCGCCCCCCGCGGAGCGCTCGCCCACGGACACGTACTGCGTGCCGCGCTCCATGTCAGAGACGGACGGGAACTACTGCGTGCCCACCAGCGCCGGGAACAAGGCCCTGAGGAGCAACACCATCGGCACCATGGACTCATCACGCCTCAGGAAAG ATTTGGGCTCCCAGGACTGTTACGATATCCCTCGGACGTTTCCCTCTGACAAGAGCTGCTCGTTTGACTTCAACGAAAGCTTCAACAGCTACTTG cctgcctccctctctgccccccctcccctccagaaAAACAAAGGCATGATGCCAGTGGGCAGCCAGTCCATGGAGGAAGTTGACCAGAACTACGTACCCATGAGCGCCAACTCCCCGTCCCACCACCGCTCCGGCAGCCTGTCGGGCTGTGAACCCATCATGGAACCCAACTATGTCCCCATGACCCCGGGCCCGGGCACCTTAGAGTTCTCCCTGGGCAAGCAGGTTCCCCCGCCGGCCCACATGGGGTTTCGCTCAAGCCCCAATACCCCACCCCGCAGGCCCATGCTCATCAGCGATTGTCAGCCCCCGCCCGTGGACCGCAACCTCAAACCGGACCGCAAAG GTCAGAGTCCTAAAATAATAAGAGCAAAGGGGGTTGGTTTAGAGCGAACCGACTCTCAGACCGTAGGGGAGTTCCCAAGACGACGCAAGG CCAAGCCCGCCCCTTTGGAGATCAAGCCCCTACCTGAGTGGGAGGAGTCATCGGCACCCGTCCGCTCGCCTGTCACCAGGTCTTTTGCTCGGGA TCCCTCCAGGTTCCCCATGCCCCCCAGGCCTCCCTCGGTGCATAGCACCGCCTCCAGCACCGACTCCGAGGACTGTGATGAGAATTATGTAGCCATGGTCTCTAAGGCAGACGAACTC AACATGAAGCTGGGTGCGTCCATGACGGCGGACGGGGGGAGCAGCCCAATGGTGAAGCCCAAGGGAGACAAGCAGGTGGAGTACCTGGACCTAGACCTGGACCCCGGCAAGTCTACCCCACCACGGAAG AAGAGTAATGGGATTGGTCTGGCGGTGTCAGATGAGCGGGTGGACTACGTGGTGGTGGACCAGCAGCGGACGCAGGCCCTCAAGAGCACCCGGGAGGCCTGGAACGATGGACGCCAgtccacagagacagacacctctACCAAAGGGCCCAAGTGA
- the LOC139374702 gene encoding GRB2-associated-binding protein 1-like isoform X4, whose amino-acid sequence MSGGDVVCSGWLRKSPPEKKLRRYAWKKRWFVLRSGRLSGDPDVLEYYKNDHAKKPIRVIDLNLCEQVDAGLTFNKKDLEHSFIFDIKTIDRVFYLVADTEDDMNKWVRYICDICGFNPTDDEAAKAAHQAASGGSVVDTPPHPGLGGPPAMLTNVPPPYQPVSVRHLDSESSLDEPQDYLWLVNCESKKPEPNSSVTPLPQEYLLLEECESKGAPSPPQVNQAHAECSKSTSSETDLNDNVPAHRTPTSTSSSSKHANGFFSSVLPPHPSSASSIYDSPPSRGGDLSSSLYHLPRSYSQDTVLLPKSASSPPVPVDGDAPELYVFNTPSRKPSMETQMRNLSVSYDIPPTPGSNCTYQVPRGPASGGSEGGDGMPPPRPPKPSLSSLTPGHPPPPAERSPTDTYCVPRSMSETDGNYCVPTSAGNKALRSNTIGTMDSSRLRKDLGSQDCYDIPRTFPSDKSCSFDFNESFNSYLPASLSAPPPLQKNKGMMPVGSQSMEEVDQNYVPMSANSPSHHRSGSLSGCEPIMEPNYVPMTPGPGTLEFSLGKQVPPPAHMGFRSSPNTPPRRPMLISDCQPPPVDRNLKPDRKGQSPKIIRAKGVGLERTDSQTVGEFPRRRKAKPAPLEIKPLPEWEESSAPVRSPVTRSFAREEESFYCTVPITPVKREMEGLDTVEENMKLGASMTADGGSSPMVKPKGDKQVEYLDLDLDPGKSTPPRKKKSNGIGLAVSDERVDYVVVDQQRTQALKSTREAWNDGRQSTETDTSTKGPK is encoded by the exons GCATGGAAGAAGCGGTGGTTTGTTCTCCGCAGCGGCCGTCTCTCGGGCGACCCAGACGTGCTGGAGTACTACAAGAATGATCACGCCAAGAAGCCCATCCGCGTGATCGACCTCAACCTGTGTGAACAG GTGGACGCAGGGCTCACGTTCAACAAGAAGGACCTGGAGCACAGCTTCATCTTCGACATCAAGACCATCGACCGCGTCTTCTACCTGGTGGCCGACACGGAGGACGACATGAACAAGTGGGTCCGCTACATCTGTGACATCTGCGGCTTCAACCCCACGGACGACG AAGCGGCAAAGGCTGCCCACCAGGCGGCCAGCGGTGGCTCTGTGGTGGACACGCCCCCTCACCCTGGCCTGGGGGGTCCTCCGGCCATGCTGACCAACGTGCCCCCTCCCTACCAGCCGGTCAGCGTGCGCCACCTGGACTCGGAGTCCAGCCTGGACGAACCCCAGGACTACCTGTGGCTGGTCAACTGTGAGAGCAAGAAGCCAGAGCCCAACAG CTCTGTGACTCCTCTCCCCCAGGAGTACCTCCTCCTGGAGGAGTGTGAGAGCAAAGGGGCTCCTTCGCCTCCCCAGGTTAATCA AGCCCACGCCGAGTGTTCCAAGTCAACCTCGTCAGAGACGGACCTGAACGACAACGTCCCCGCCCACCGCACGCCAACCTCCACTAGCTCCTCCTCTAAGCACGCCAACGGCTTCTTCTCCTCTGTCctgccccctcacccctcctctgcctcctccatcTATGACTCTCCGCCTTCCCGTGGAGGCGACCTCTCCTCCAGCCTCTACCACCTCCCCCGCTCCTACTCCCAGGACACTGTGCTCCTTCCCAAGTCCGCCTCCTCGCCCCCCGTCCCGGTTGACGGCGACGCCCCGGAGCTCTATGTCTTCAACACGCCCTCGCGGAAGCCCTCCATGGAGACTCAGATGAGGAACCTGTCGGTTAGCTACGATATTCCTCCCACACCAGGCAGTAACTGTACCTATCAGGTGCCTCGAGGTCCAGCGAGTGGTGGGTCTGAGGGTGGGGATGGGATGCCTCCGCCCCGGCCCCCCAAGCCTTCCCTCAGCTCCCTGACCCCGGGGCACCCGCCGCCCCCCGCGGAGCGCTCGCCCACGGACACGTACTGCGTGCCGCGCTCCATGTCAGAGACGGACGGGAACTACTGCGTGCCCACCAGCGCCGGGAACAAGGCCCTGAGGAGCAACACCATCGGCACCATGGACTCATCACGCCTCAGGAAAG ATTTGGGCTCCCAGGACTGTTACGATATCCCTCGGACGTTTCCCTCTGACAAGAGCTGCTCGTTTGACTTCAACGAAAGCTTCAACAGCTACTTG cctgcctccctctctgccccccctcccctccagaaAAACAAAGGCATGATGCCAGTGGGCAGCCAGTCCATGGAGGAAGTTGACCAGAACTACGTACCCATGAGCGCCAACTCCCCGTCCCACCACCGCTCCGGCAGCCTGTCGGGCTGTGAACCCATCATGGAACCCAACTATGTCCCCATGACCCCGGGCCCGGGCACCTTAGAGTTCTCCCTGGGCAAGCAGGTTCCCCCGCCGGCCCACATGGGGTTTCGCTCAAGCCCCAATACCCCACCCCGCAGGCCCATGCTCATCAGCGATTGTCAGCCCCCGCCCGTGGACCGCAACCTCAAACCGGACCGCAAAG GTCAGAGTCCTAAAATAATAAGAGCAAAGGGGGTTGGTTTAGAGCGAACCGACTCTCAGACCGTAGGGGAGTTCCCAAGACGACGCAAGG CCAAGCCCGCCCCTTTGGAGATCAAGCCCCTACCTGAGTGGGAGGAGTCATCGGCACCCGTCCGCTCGCCTGTCACCAGGTCTTTTGCTCGGGA AGAGGAGTCCTTCTACTGCACTGTCCCCATCACCCCTGttaagagggagatggagggcctTGACACCGTAGAGGAG AACATGAAGCTGGGTGCGTCCATGACGGCGGACGGGGGGAGCAGCCCAATGGTGAAGCCCAAGGGAGACAAGCAGGTGGAGTACCTGGACCTAGACCTGGACCCCGGCAAGTCTACCCCACCACGGAAG AAGAAGAGTAATGGGATTGGTCTGGCGGTGTCAGATGAGCGGGTGGACTACGTGGTGGTGGACCAGCAGCGGACGCAGGCCCTCAAGAGCACCCGGGAGGCCTGGAACGATGGACGCCAgtccacagagacagacacctctACCAAAGGGCCCAAGTGA
- the LOC139374702 gene encoding GRB2-associated-binding protein 1-like isoform X9: MSGGDVVCSGWLRKSPPEKKLRRYAWKKRWFVLRSGRLSGDPDVLEYYKNDHAKKPIRVIDLNLCEQVDAGLTFNKKDLEHSFIFDIKTIDRVFYLVADTEDDMNKWVRYICDICGFNPTDDEAAKAAHQAASGGSVVDTPPHPGLGGPPAMLTNVPPPYQPVSVRHLDSESSLDEPQDYLWLVNCESKKPEPNSSVTPLPQEYLLLEECESKGAPSPPQVNQAHAECSKSTSSETDLNDNVPAHRTPTSTSSSSKHANGFFSSVLPPHPSSASSIYDSPPSRGGDLSSSLYHLPRSYSQDTVLLPKSASSPPVPVDGDAPELYVFNTPSRKPSMETQMRNLSVSYDIPPTPGSNCTYQVPRGPASGGSEGGDGMPPPRPPKPSLSSLTPGHPPPPAERSPTDTYCVPRSMSETDGNYCVPTSAGNKALRSNTIGTMDSSRLRKDLGSQDCYDIPRTFPSDKSCSFDFNESFNSYLKNKGMMPVGSQSMEEVDQNYVPMSANSPSHHRSGSLSGCEPIMEPNYVPMTPGPGTLEFSLGKQVPPPAHMGFRSSPNTPPRRPMLISDCQPPPVDRNLKPDRKAKPAPLEIKPLPEWEESSAPVRSPVTRSFARDPSRFPMPPRPPSVHSTASSTDSEDCDENYVAMVSKADELNMKLGASMTADGGSSPMVKPKGDKQVEYLDLDLDPGKSTPPRKKKSNGIGLAVSDERVDYVVVDQQRTQALKSTREAWNDGRQSTETDTSTKGPK; the protein is encoded by the exons GCATGGAAGAAGCGGTGGTTTGTTCTCCGCAGCGGCCGTCTCTCGGGCGACCCAGACGTGCTGGAGTACTACAAGAATGATCACGCCAAGAAGCCCATCCGCGTGATCGACCTCAACCTGTGTGAACAG GTGGACGCAGGGCTCACGTTCAACAAGAAGGACCTGGAGCACAGCTTCATCTTCGACATCAAGACCATCGACCGCGTCTTCTACCTGGTGGCCGACACGGAGGACGACATGAACAAGTGGGTCCGCTACATCTGTGACATCTGCGGCTTCAACCCCACGGACGACG AAGCGGCAAAGGCTGCCCACCAGGCGGCCAGCGGTGGCTCTGTGGTGGACACGCCCCCTCACCCTGGCCTGGGGGGTCCTCCGGCCATGCTGACCAACGTGCCCCCTCCCTACCAGCCGGTCAGCGTGCGCCACCTGGACTCGGAGTCCAGCCTGGACGAACCCCAGGACTACCTGTGGCTGGTCAACTGTGAGAGCAAGAAGCCAGAGCCCAACAG CTCTGTGACTCCTCTCCCCCAGGAGTACCTCCTCCTGGAGGAGTGTGAGAGCAAAGGGGCTCCTTCGCCTCCCCAGGTTAATCA AGCCCACGCCGAGTGTTCCAAGTCAACCTCGTCAGAGACGGACCTGAACGACAACGTCCCCGCCCACCGCACGCCAACCTCCACTAGCTCCTCCTCTAAGCACGCCAACGGCTTCTTCTCCTCTGTCctgccccctcacccctcctctgcctcctccatcTATGACTCTCCGCCTTCCCGTGGAGGCGACCTCTCCTCCAGCCTCTACCACCTCCCCCGCTCCTACTCCCAGGACACTGTGCTCCTTCCCAAGTCCGCCTCCTCGCCCCCCGTCCCGGTTGACGGCGACGCCCCGGAGCTCTATGTCTTCAACACGCCCTCGCGGAAGCCCTCCATGGAGACTCAGATGAGGAACCTGTCGGTTAGCTACGATATTCCTCCCACACCAGGCAGTAACTGTACCTATCAGGTGCCTCGAGGTCCAGCGAGTGGTGGGTCTGAGGGTGGGGATGGGATGCCTCCGCCCCGGCCCCCCAAGCCTTCCCTCAGCTCCCTGACCCCGGGGCACCCGCCGCCCCCCGCGGAGCGCTCGCCCACGGACACGTACTGCGTGCCGCGCTCCATGTCAGAGACGGACGGGAACTACTGCGTGCCCACCAGCGCCGGGAACAAGGCCCTGAGGAGCAACACCATCGGCACCATGGACTCATCACGCCTCAGGAAAG ATTTGGGCTCCCAGGACTGTTACGATATCCCTCGGACGTTTCCCTCTGACAAGAGCTGCTCGTTTGACTTCAACGAAAGCTTCAACAGCTACTTG aaAAACAAAGGCATGATGCCAGTGGGCAGCCAGTCCATGGAGGAAGTTGACCAGAACTACGTACCCATGAGCGCCAACTCCCCGTCCCACCACCGCTCCGGCAGCCTGTCGGGCTGTGAACCCATCATGGAACCCAACTATGTCCCCATGACCCCGGGCCCGGGCACCTTAGAGTTCTCCCTGGGCAAGCAGGTTCCCCCGCCGGCCCACATGGGGTTTCGCTCAAGCCCCAATACCCCACCCCGCAGGCCCATGCTCATCAGCGATTGTCAGCCCCCGCCCGTGGACCGCAACCTCAAACCGGACCGCAAAG CCAAGCCCGCCCCTTTGGAGATCAAGCCCCTACCTGAGTGGGAGGAGTCATCGGCACCCGTCCGCTCGCCTGTCACCAGGTCTTTTGCTCGGGA TCCCTCCAGGTTCCCCATGCCCCCCAGGCCTCCCTCGGTGCATAGCACCGCCTCCAGCACCGACTCCGAGGACTGTGATGAGAATTATGTAGCCATGGTCTCTAAGGCAGACGAACTC AACATGAAGCTGGGTGCGTCCATGACGGCGGACGGGGGGAGCAGCCCAATGGTGAAGCCCAAGGGAGACAAGCAGGTGGAGTACCTGGACCTAGACCTGGACCCCGGCAAGTCTACCCCACCACGGAAG AAGAAGAGTAATGGGATTGGTCTGGCGGTGTCAGATGAGCGGGTGGACTACGTGGTGGTGGACCAGCAGCGGACGCAGGCCCTCAAGAGCACCCGGGAGGCCTGGAACGATGGACGCCAgtccacagagacagacacctctACCAAAGGGCCCAAGTGA
- the LOC139374702 gene encoding GRB2-associated-binding protein 1-like isoform X1: protein MSGGDVVCSGWLRKSPPEKKLRRYAWKKRWFVLRSGRLSGDPDVLEYYKNDHAKKPIRVIDLNLCEQVDAGLTFNKKDLEHSFIFDIKTIDRVFYLVADTEDDMNKWVRYICDICGFNPTDDEAAKAAHQAASGGSVVDTPPHPGLGGPPAMLTNVPPPYQPVSVRHLDSESSLDEPQDYLWLVNCESKKPEPNSSVTPLPQEYLLLEECESKGAPSPPQVNQAHAECSKSTSSETDLNDNVPAHRTPTSTSSSSKHANGFFSSVLPPHPSSASSIYDSPPSRGGDLSSSLYHLPRSYSQDTVLLPKSASSPPVPVDGDAPELYVFNTPSRKPSMETQMRNLSVSYDIPPTPGSNCTYQVPRGPASGGSEGGDGMPPPRPPKPSLSSLTPGHPPPPAERSPTDTYCVPRSMSETDGNYCVPTSAGNKALRSNTIGTMDSSRLRKDLGSQDCYDIPRTFPSDKSCSFDFNESFNSYLPASLSAPPPLQKNKGMMPVGSQSMEEVDQNYVPMSANSPSHHRSGSLSGCEPIMEPNYVPMTPGPGTLEFSLGKQVPPPAHMGFRSSPNTPPRRPMLISDCQPPPVDRNLKPDRKGQSPKIIRAKGVGLERTDSQTVGEFPRRRKAKPAPLEIKPLPEWEESSAPVRSPVTRSFARDPSRFPMPPRPPSVHSTASSTDSEDCDENYVAMVSKADELNMKLGASMTADGGSSPMVKPKGDKQVEYLDLDLDPGKSTPPRKKKSNGIGLAVSDERVDYVVVDQQRTQALKSTREAWNDGRQSTETDTSTKGPK from the exons GCATGGAAGAAGCGGTGGTTTGTTCTCCGCAGCGGCCGTCTCTCGGGCGACCCAGACGTGCTGGAGTACTACAAGAATGATCACGCCAAGAAGCCCATCCGCGTGATCGACCTCAACCTGTGTGAACAG GTGGACGCAGGGCTCACGTTCAACAAGAAGGACCTGGAGCACAGCTTCATCTTCGACATCAAGACCATCGACCGCGTCTTCTACCTGGTGGCCGACACGGAGGACGACATGAACAAGTGGGTCCGCTACATCTGTGACATCTGCGGCTTCAACCCCACGGACGACG AAGCGGCAAAGGCTGCCCACCAGGCGGCCAGCGGTGGCTCTGTGGTGGACACGCCCCCTCACCCTGGCCTGGGGGGTCCTCCGGCCATGCTGACCAACGTGCCCCCTCCCTACCAGCCGGTCAGCGTGCGCCACCTGGACTCGGAGTCCAGCCTGGACGAACCCCAGGACTACCTGTGGCTGGTCAACTGTGAGAGCAAGAAGCCAGAGCCCAACAG CTCTGTGACTCCTCTCCCCCAGGAGTACCTCCTCCTGGAGGAGTGTGAGAGCAAAGGGGCTCCTTCGCCTCCCCAGGTTAATCA AGCCCACGCCGAGTGTTCCAAGTCAACCTCGTCAGAGACGGACCTGAACGACAACGTCCCCGCCCACCGCACGCCAACCTCCACTAGCTCCTCCTCTAAGCACGCCAACGGCTTCTTCTCCTCTGTCctgccccctcacccctcctctgcctcctccatcTATGACTCTCCGCCTTCCCGTGGAGGCGACCTCTCCTCCAGCCTCTACCACCTCCCCCGCTCCTACTCCCAGGACACTGTGCTCCTTCCCAAGTCCGCCTCCTCGCCCCCCGTCCCGGTTGACGGCGACGCCCCGGAGCTCTATGTCTTCAACACGCCCTCGCGGAAGCCCTCCATGGAGACTCAGATGAGGAACCTGTCGGTTAGCTACGATATTCCTCCCACACCAGGCAGTAACTGTACCTATCAGGTGCCTCGAGGTCCAGCGAGTGGTGGGTCTGAGGGTGGGGATGGGATGCCTCCGCCCCGGCCCCCCAAGCCTTCCCTCAGCTCCCTGACCCCGGGGCACCCGCCGCCCCCCGCGGAGCGCTCGCCCACGGACACGTACTGCGTGCCGCGCTCCATGTCAGAGACGGACGGGAACTACTGCGTGCCCACCAGCGCCGGGAACAAGGCCCTGAGGAGCAACACCATCGGCACCATGGACTCATCACGCCTCAGGAAAG ATTTGGGCTCCCAGGACTGTTACGATATCCCTCGGACGTTTCCCTCTGACAAGAGCTGCTCGTTTGACTTCAACGAAAGCTTCAACAGCTACTTG cctgcctccctctctgccccccctcccctccagaaAAACAAAGGCATGATGCCAGTGGGCAGCCAGTCCATGGAGGAAGTTGACCAGAACTACGTACCCATGAGCGCCAACTCCCCGTCCCACCACCGCTCCGGCAGCCTGTCGGGCTGTGAACCCATCATGGAACCCAACTATGTCCCCATGACCCCGGGCCCGGGCACCTTAGAGTTCTCCCTGGGCAAGCAGGTTCCCCCGCCGGCCCACATGGGGTTTCGCTCAAGCCCCAATACCCCACCCCGCAGGCCCATGCTCATCAGCGATTGTCAGCCCCCGCCCGTGGACCGCAACCTCAAACCGGACCGCAAAG GTCAGAGTCCTAAAATAATAAGAGCAAAGGGGGTTGGTTTAGAGCGAACCGACTCTCAGACCGTAGGGGAGTTCCCAAGACGACGCAAGG CCAAGCCCGCCCCTTTGGAGATCAAGCCCCTACCTGAGTGGGAGGAGTCATCGGCACCCGTCCGCTCGCCTGTCACCAGGTCTTTTGCTCGGGA TCCCTCCAGGTTCCCCATGCCCCCCAGGCCTCCCTCGGTGCATAGCACCGCCTCCAGCACCGACTCCGAGGACTGTGATGAGAATTATGTAGCCATGGTCTCTAAGGCAGACGAACTC AACATGAAGCTGGGTGCGTCCATGACGGCGGACGGGGGGAGCAGCCCAATGGTGAAGCCCAAGGGAGACAAGCAGGTGGAGTACCTGGACCTAGACCTGGACCCCGGCAAGTCTACCCCACCACGGAAG AAGAAGAGTAATGGGATTGGTCTGGCGGTGTCAGATGAGCGGGTGGACTACGTGGTGGTGGACCAGCAGCGGACGCAGGCCCTCAAGAGCACCCGGGAGGCCTGGAACGATGGACGCCAgtccacagagacagacacctctACCAAAGGGCCCAAGTGA